A window of Natator depressus isolate rNatDep1 chromosome 3, rNatDep2.hap1, whole genome shotgun sequence genomic DNA:
ccctcggcccgcgccgctttcagcagctcccattggcctggagcagcaaaccgcagccactgggagccgcgatcagccgaacctgcggacacggcaggtaaacaaactggcccgtcaggggctttccccgcacaagcggcggaacaagtttgagaaccactggcttagagagTTGTACCATTAATTCGACTATAGTGCCTAGATTTCTATCTTCTGTGAAGCCTGTAGGTTCTGTTTTCACAGATCTGAACATAAATATATCCAGATGTAATTTTTGGAATTTATTAAAAGCAGCATGAAGCCATATGCGTTAACATTTAGGGTTCTAGCCAGCCCTTGATTATGTTTTCACTATCAGTACTGGTCAATTTCCTGAGCTAAGAGAGAGAGCATCTAGAAAGAGCTGGGAAAGAGGGTCTGGGTTAGGACTCCTGAGTGGAATGGGGAACAAGTACAGACAACCTTCAGATCCACTAGGCTGAGTTTTCCCCTCCCAGACCCTTTGTAGGAGATTATCCCTGCATCCTGTATTGCCAGGTCCCTCACTTTGCACTCGTAATCCTCATGTTGGATCCCAGTGGCATCGGTGACGAAGGTTGGATTCTTTTTGGCAGAGTTCCAGAAGCATCTTCATATTGAAGGGTGGGGGTGACCATTAGGGGAAGTAATGTGGATGAAAAGTCTGAGGGACTGGATGCAATAGATCTTTCTTTAGCATTTGTGTATGGGAAGGACTGTCAAAAAATTAGGGATGTGGAAGGTCTCTtttgagagaggagagagagaagaccaAGATGATGTGAAGAACTGGGAGTGATGGCAGAGAGTGAGGAGccagttggtggtggtggttgttgtttttgaCCCCCATCCCTCATTTTAGAATCCTAAGGACAATTACTAATTATGTCCTTAGGGCTCCGCAGTTTACAGAGGGCCTTTCTTCTTGAAAAATTCTTATTTAGAAATCAAGTTTGTTACAAAAATAGTTATACATATGGCATAAAGCATCAAGATACAAATTGACATTGTGTCAAAAATGCAAAAGCCATGACTTACTACACATTGTGGTTTTTATCTTCCTTAGAGAAAACACTACAGAGCTTATTAGAATCATTGACCTGTCCACCCTATACtccaactcaacacctggaacgAGAACAGGCTCTAGCCAAGGAGTTTGCAGAAATCTTACATTTTACTCTCCGCTTTGATGAACTtaaggttaaaaatatttttttaaatatacactgaAACATTTCCTTGCATTTTGAAGTGTGTTATATACTGATTCTTTTTATCCATTAAGATGAGAAACCCAGCCATTCAAAATGACTTCAGTTACTACAGACGGACAATAAATCGCAACAGAATAAACAATATGCATGTAAGTAAATAGAACTTGGACTTTTTGTTTTCACTCTGGAGTTTATGGATGTGCATTCCCACCACTGGTGGTAACGTTTTTTGCAGTGGTTTACAAGCTGCCTACATTAAAGGCCATATTGTCAACTCCTTACATTGGTGAGCAGTTAATCAGACAAGTTGTACCATTGACTGTAATGAGACTACTCACGTAAATAATGGCTCACTGGTGTGAGTATGCAATTTATCTGTTTCTCCCTGCTGGTAACATTTTTGAAAGGAGTGtcatttattaactattttttcttcatattttcaTCAGATAGACATTGAGAATGAAGTAAATAATGAAATGGCCAACAGAATGTCTCTATTTTATGCAGAAGCCACACCAATGCTCAAAACACTCAGCAATGCCACAACACACTTTGTATCAGAAGTAAGTGATAAgattttttgcattattttctaaCATTTAGTTGTACAATTTGGTTTAATGATCATggttgtgtttaatttttctagAACAAAACCCTACCGATTGAGAATACAACAGACTGTTTAAGTACTATGGCCAGTGTATGTAAAGTAATGTTGGAAACACCGTAAGTTTATTTATCAGTTCAATATTTTTGGGGGAGGGTTCTGTTTAAGTAGCTATCTAGCATGTGAGCAGTTTTTGCAAACTAAGTCTAGTATGTATGCCTTAAATTAAAATATCTTTCTAATATCTTAGATTTTTATAGAGCAACCAGCCTGGTAGTTGCTCTATAAAAATTTAAGAtagatattttaatttaaagcaTATATACGAGACTTATGAGTAGACAAAGAACTAATATAAGCAAGTCATGCCTCCTGTCTTGACTAGtatgaatatttttcattaataaaTTAACAGTTTTGCCCAGGGAGGTTCACAGCataaggctctgattcagcagagTGTTAGAATTGGTAcgtagacttcagtgggactacttgcatccATAAAGTTATGTGCATACTCCtgtgttttgctggattggagGTCTAATTTCTTAGAAGATTCCCAAACAATTGTATATGAGGTAATCTTCGTGTAGTTGATATCACACAACCAGATACTTCAGTCTGAGCTATGACATTTTTATAGACAAACTGGTGGAAACAAAGATAGTCTTTTTGGGTGGTGgttagggtttttgtttgtttctgaaaatACTGGAGGGTCTAGAGAAGTATATATTCTATTTCTTGATCAGGGaacttgtttgtttaaattgaaTCTCCATTTTGCTGTAAATCAGCCAATGGAGAGAGTTTTCACTCAGTTGTGATGTTTGGTCAAATCTACCTTCATTGCAAcagtttttatataaaatttatCTAAATAGATAGAAGATAaatagaacaacaacaaaaaaagacatCTTGAAATGCTCCTCTGCTTTGATGCCTACAAAAACAGCTGTGATATGACCATGGCTTACCAAATTGATCCTAGTCATTTGTTACTCTGTGCTCCCTCCCCAATTTGTTTGTATCCATTTCCTATTCAGATTAAGGAAACTCTTGGAAGTAGAGACCATCTTCTCATTatatgcttgtacagtgcctagtacaatgggttTGGTCCTCTAGGCATTACCACAATATAAACAGCAAATATTATCAGTACCCCCATTGTAGAAGAGAGGGATGTAAATAACAGAATAACTGATTTCTTCCCAAGCACAGGACCCTGTTGTACGTTAGCAAGGAGTACATGTGTCCAATATTCTGCAAACATTAATTCAATCCTCATAATACAGCTGTGAACTCCTAGATCAATATTTTCACATTGGGAAAGCATAGCTGCAAAAGAAAATGCCTAAAGCCATATAGGGAGTTGGTATCCGAG
This region includes:
- the CYRIA gene encoding CYFIP-related Rac1 interactor A isoform X3 gives rise to the protein MYDNIAMTFLLKKHQAIQNPNDIQLQEKAWNSVCPLVLRLKQFYEFSLRLEKTLQSLLESLTCPPYTPTQHLEREQALAKEFAEILHFTLRFDELKMRNPAIQNDFSYYRRTINRNRINNMHIDIENEVNNEMANRMSLFYAEATPMLKTLSNATTHFVSENKTLPIENTTDCLSTMASVCKVMLETPEYRSRFTSEKTLMFCMRVMVGVIILYDHVHPVGAFSKTSKIDMKGYIKVLKEQPPDTVEGLLNALRFTTKHLNDESTSKQIRALLQ